From the genome of Sphingobacterium sp. UGAL515B_05:
CCATCGACTATTTTTGTAATAGTCTGTGAACCTTTACCAACTTTCCTACCATCCCAGCTGGATTTATAGCCAACTTGACCATCTACACCCTGTTCAGTTTTTTTCATTTCTGGGTCTGAAAGCTGCCATACACCAAAGTTATCTTGGTTCTTAAGCATTTTTAGGTAGTTGAACACTTCCTGCTTTGGCTTATCGATCGTGATCTCACTTTCGGCCGAGAAGTCTTTACTGACGAAGATCGCTGTAATTAAGGGGATAGCGACGATGATCGCTAAAACAATGAGGATTTTTTTTATGATTTTCATAATCATGTATTTATATAGGTTTTCCTAATAAAGATAAATGATAATTGGGATTTTAACAGGAAAATAAAAGGAAATTATTTGTAA
Proteins encoded in this window:
- a CDS encoding SRPBCC family protein; the encoded protein is MKIIKKILIVLAIIVAIPLITAIFVSKDFSAESEITIDKPKQEVFNYLKMLKNQDNFGVWQLSDPEMKKTEQGVDGQVGYKSSWDGRKVGKGSQTITKIVDGETIETSLDFGMGEPAKGYFILKEISPNQTSVTWGISGKSPYPWNFMNLFMNMNKDFDQGLKNLKNILK